The following coding sequences lie in one Desulfocurvibacter africanus subsp. africanus DSM 2603 genomic window:
- the hisA gene encoding 1-(5-phosphoribosyl)-5-[(5-phosphoribosylamino)methylideneamino]imidazole-4-carboxamide isomerase yields the protein MILFPAVDIKDGQCVRLRQGRKDEVTVFSADPLSMASHWASQGARWLHVIDLDGAFDGRPKNFDLVASICSALSIPVQLGGGVRDLDTAKAYIDAGVERLIIGTMALEDQQGFGRLCAELPGRIGVSLDAVDGRLKTKGWVHDAGLAVSDVLPRLTDQGASFIIYTDIGRDGMQSGVNLEALGHLLAHTELPVIVAGGVATLEDVQVLAPLETQGLEGIITGKAIYAGSLDFAAAVRWLDNR from the coding sequence GTGATTCTTTTTCCGGCAGTGGACATCAAGGACGGCCAATGCGTGCGCCTGCGCCAGGGGCGCAAGGATGAAGTGACCGTCTTTTCAGCCGATCCGCTCTCCATGGCCAGCCATTGGGCTTCGCAAGGCGCCCGCTGGTTGCATGTAATTGATCTCGACGGGGCCTTTGACGGTCGACCCAAGAACTTCGATCTCGTGGCATCGATCTGTTCCGCGCTCTCCATCCCGGTACAGCTTGGCGGTGGCGTTCGGGATCTGGACACCGCCAAGGCGTATATCGATGCGGGCGTGGAACGGCTCATCATCGGCACCATGGCGCTGGAAGATCAGCAGGGTTTCGGCCGTCTGTGCGCCGAATTGCCCGGCCGCATCGGCGTGTCTCTGGATGCGGTGGATGGCCGGCTCAAGACCAAGGGCTGGGTCCATGATGCTGGCCTGGCTGTTTCCGATGTTTTGCCCAGGCTCACGGACCAGGGCGCATCCTTCATTATCTATACTGACATCGGCCGCGACGGCATGCAGAGTGGAGTCAACCTGGAAGCGTTGGGACACTTGCTCGCACACACGGAACTGCCGGTTATCGTCGCCGGCGGCGTGGCCACTCTTGAGGATGTGCAAGTACTCGCTCCCCTGGAAACCCAGGGCCTTGAAGGCATCATCACCGGCAAAGCCATCTACGCTGGCAGTCTCGATTTCGCGGCTGCCGTGCGATGGCTTGATAACAGGTAG
- a CDS encoding heavy-metal-associated domain-containing protein codes for MAMEQITVKGMRCQHCVKSVTQALEALDGIGKVKVDLESGMVMYETGKPVDKATVRKAITDVGFEVVNT; via the coding sequence ATGGCCATGGAGCAGATCACCGTCAAGGGCATGAGGTGCCAGCATTGCGTCAAATCCGTCACCCAGGCTTTAGAGGCTCTGGACGGGATCGGTAAAGTCAAGGTGGATTTAGAAAGCGGCATGGTCATGTACGAAACCGGCAAGCCCGTGGATAAAGCGACTGTTCGCAAGGCCATCACGGACGTGGGCTTCGAGGTCGTGAACACGTAA
- a CDS encoding TIGR00730 family Rossman fold protein encodes MIFGPFKRGPFPSADEDAFAAQLRKETPQTRTPSYKLAFQDDDFLLRDELRPVRLQLELLKPELLMREQNIDATVVIYGSARVPEPAKAQEMLCAVEAELEKQPDDPKLRQRAAAARYAVNFSRYYEEARTLGRLISTNCQLECEQNLVVMTGGGPGIMEAANRGAYEVDAQTIGLNIVLPFEQAPNPYITPDLSFQFHYFAIRKMHLLMRAKGLVAFPGGFGTMDELFETLTLIQTGKVEPIPVLLFGREFWNKVINFEALVEAGTIAARDLKLFQYVETAEEAWTILAKEIGRNGKRNGKQVTKAEM; translated from the coding sequence ATGATATTCGGTCCTTTCAAACGCGGTCCCTTCCCCTCGGCTGATGAGGATGCCTTTGCTGCACAGCTGCGCAAGGAAACCCCCCAAACCCGCACCCCCTCATACAAGCTGGCTTTCCAGGATGACGATTTCCTACTCAGGGATGAACTGCGTCCTGTACGGCTCCAGTTGGAACTGCTCAAACCCGAGCTACTCATGCGCGAGCAGAATATTGACGCCACTGTCGTGATCTACGGCAGTGCGCGCGTTCCGGAGCCGGCAAAAGCGCAAGAGATGCTCTGCGCGGTCGAAGCCGAACTTGAAAAACAGCCGGATGATCCAAAGCTGCGGCAACGTGCAGCCGCCGCCCGATATGCCGTGAACTTCAGCCGCTACTACGAGGAAGCACGAACTCTCGGCCGGCTCATATCGACCAACTGTCAATTGGAGTGCGAGCAGAATCTGGTGGTCATGACTGGTGGCGGCCCAGGCATCATGGAGGCGGCCAATCGCGGAGCCTACGAGGTAGACGCCCAAACCATCGGTCTGAATATCGTCCTGCCCTTCGAACAGGCTCCCAATCCTTACATAACCCCGGATCTATCCTTTCAGTTCCACTACTTCGCCATTCGCAAGATGCACCTTCTCATGCGCGCCAAGGGACTGGTGGCCTTCCCCGGCGGATTCGGCACCATGGACGAGCTCTTCGAAACCTTGACTCTCATCCAGACCGGCAAGGTTGAACCCATTCCAGTGCTCCTTTTCGGCCGCGAGTTCTGGAACAAGGTCATAAACTTCGAGGCCCTAGTGGAAGCCGGCACTATTGCAGCTCGCGACCTTAAACTCTTCCAATATGTGGAAACGGCCGAAGAGGCCTGGACCATTTTGGCGAAGGAAATAGGCCGAAACGGTAAGCGTAATGGCAAGCAAGTCACAAAAGCTGAAATGTAA
- a CDS encoding uracil-xanthine permease family protein — protein sequence MSAANTEYSFRLRDSLLGAQMLFVAFGALVLVPLLTGLDPNVGLFTAGAGTLLFQILTKGKVPVFLASSFAFIAPIMYGVQTWGIPATMCGLASAGVVYVLLSLLVRVYGSGIISRVLPPVVTGPVIMVIGLILAPVAVHMASGRTGDGAVQLVPYSTAIIVAGLSLGTTILVSLLAKGMLKLVPILSGIAVGYVTSLFFGLVDFTKIAQAEWIALPSFVFPQWNLEAILYILPVAIAPAIEHVGDVLAISSVSRKNYLEDPGLHRTLLGDGLATSLASFLGGPPNTTYSEVTGAVALTKVFNPAIMTWAALTAILLAFVGKLGAVLSTIPVPVMGGIMVLLFGAITVVGINTLVRAGEDLMKPRNLAIAAIILVTGIGGMTVGIGKFSLGGIGLAGVAGVLLNLLLPGRHE from the coding sequence ATGAGCGCAGCCAACACCGAATACTCATTCCGCCTCCGGGACAGCCTGCTGGGCGCGCAGATGCTGTTCGTCGCCTTCGGCGCCCTGGTCCTCGTGCCTCTGCTTACCGGTCTGGACCCCAACGTGGGCCTGTTCACCGCCGGTGCCGGCACCCTGCTCTTTCAGATCCTCACCAAAGGTAAGGTTCCGGTATTTCTGGCCTCCTCCTTCGCCTTTATCGCGCCCATCATGTACGGCGTACAGACCTGGGGCATTCCGGCGACTATGTGCGGCTTGGCTTCGGCAGGCGTGGTCTACGTGCTCCTCAGCCTGCTCGTGCGCGTCTATGGCAGTGGTATCATCAGCCGCGTGCTACCGCCCGTGGTCACAGGGCCCGTCATCATGGTCATCGGTCTTATACTGGCTCCAGTGGCCGTGCACATGGCTTCGGGCCGCACCGGCGACGGCGCTGTGCAGCTTGTGCCCTATTCCACCGCGATTATCGTCGCGGGCCTATCCTTGGGTACAACGATTCTTGTCTCGCTGTTGGCCAAGGGCATGCTCAAACTCGTGCCCATCCTGTCCGGCATCGCCGTGGGATATGTTACGAGCCTCTTCTTTGGTCTGGTGGATTTCACCAAGATAGCCCAAGCCGAATGGATCGCCCTGCCCTCTTTCGTTTTTCCGCAGTGGAACCTCGAAGCTATCCTGTACATTCTGCCTGTGGCCATTGCCCCGGCCATCGAACACGTGGGCGATGTGCTGGCCATAAGCTCGGTGTCGCGCAAGAACTATCTGGAAGATCCCGGCTTGCATCGCACCCTGCTCGGCGACGGCCTGGCTACTTCCCTAGCCTCTTTCCTCGGCGGTCCGCCCAATACGACCTACTCCGAAGTCACCGGCGCCGTGGCCCTGACCAAAGTCTTCAATCCAGCCATCATGACCTGGGCTGCCCTCACGGCCATCCTGCTGGCCTTCGTGGGCAAGCTCGGCGCCGTATTGTCCACGATTCCCGTACCGGTCATGGGCGGCATCATGGTGCTCCTGTTCGGCGCTATCACCGTTGTTGGCATCAACACATTGGTGCGCGCGGGCGAGGACCTCATGAAACCCCGGAACTTGGCCATCGCAGCCATCATCCTGGTCACCGGCATCGGTGGCATGACCGTGGGCATCGGAAAGTTCAGCCTGGGCGGCATCGGCCTGGCCGGCGTGGCCGGTGTGCTGCTCAATCTTCTGCTGCCCGGCCGGCACGAGTAA
- the upp gene encoding uracil phosphoribosyltransferase — MPVHVVDHPLVRHKLGVLRQHDISTQKFRDIASEIGRLLTYEATKDLETEKTVVQGWAGEVEVEQIKGKKITVVPILRAGLGMMDGVLDMIPGAKVSVVGFYRNEETLQPVEYYVKLTKNLEERMALILDPMLATGGTLIATIELLKKAGCTKIRGLFLVAAPEGLKRLEATHPDVEIYTAAIDSHLNEVGYIIPGLGDAGDKIFGTK, encoded by the coding sequence GTGCCTGTACACGTCGTTGATCATCCCCTGGTCAGGCATAAGCTAGGCGTATTGCGCCAGCACGACATTTCCACTCAGAAGTTCAGGGACATCGCCTCCGAGATCGGCCGCCTGCTGACCTACGAAGCCACCAAGGACCTCGAGACTGAAAAAACAGTTGTTCAGGGCTGGGCCGGCGAGGTGGAGGTGGAACAGATCAAGGGCAAGAAGATCACCGTTGTCCCAATTCTGCGCGCGGGACTGGGAATGATGGACGGCGTGCTGGACATGATACCCGGGGCCAAGGTCAGCGTGGTCGGCTTTTACCGCAATGAGGAAACCCTTCAGCCTGTCGAATACTACGTCAAGCTGACCAAGAACCTTGAGGAGCGCATGGCACTCATCCTTGATCCCATGCTTGCCACCGGGGGCACGCTCATCGCCACCATCGAGCTGCTCAAGAAAGCCGGCTGTACCAAAATCAGAGGCCTGTTCCTCGTGGCCGCTCCCGAGGGACTCAAGCGTTTGGAGGCCACCCACCCGGACGTGGAGATATACACGGCCGCCATCGACTCGCACCTAAACGAGGTCGGTTACATCATCCCCGGCCTAGGCGATGCGGGCGACAAGATATTCGGAACCAAGTAG
- the coaE gene encoding dephospho-CoA kinase (Dephospho-CoA kinase (CoaE) performs the final step in coenzyme A biosynthesis.) produces MGEGEGLTKLYEGVAGPNAAGKRLDVFLGEQVGDGFSRGRVQEWIKIGLASVDGKPWTKPSLRLRGGENVCLLGRAEGNCLTPEQGDLAVLYRDDWLLVLNKPAGLTTHPAPSCPEGTLVHRLLHHFPELAALDSERPGIVHRLDKDTSGLLVVALTERARLALAEDFAERRVDKVYLALVHGRPQDRGDIDLPMGRHPTHKTRMAVLKKGGRPARSAYEMLWSSRDGCFSLLRVRIFTGRTHQIRVHLAAIGHPIIGDSVYGPGPFAGWDKDLPWARLLAKRQMLHAHRLRLAHPADGRELVFVSTPPKDFRRLPLLLDRRVQRVGLTGMPGSGKSTLLRLLAEKNVPTFSADKAVAELYAPGGDGTALLARRFGERFMTEASGVNKRALFQAMLENSALRREVEELVHPLVKHRMELFFQAHQHERLAVAEIPLLVEAGWEQGKEFDMVVGIAAPAYKRKEWLHTERGLSEQAAAALESWQWPEERKLSRCDLIVRNPGDLPGLRAEAGILLADLRQRRARQVRELMERLDRLWRASASAQGREEGTSSRDSFT; encoded by the coding sequence ATGGGCGAGGGAGAGGGCCTCACAAAGCTTTATGAAGGTGTAGCCGGGCCGAATGCCGCAGGCAAGCGTCTGGATGTATTCCTGGGCGAGCAGGTTGGCGACGGTTTTTCCCGGGGCAGGGTGCAGGAGTGGATCAAGATCGGGCTGGCCAGTGTAGACGGCAAGCCCTGGACCAAGCCGAGTCTCCGCCTGCGTGGAGGCGAGAACGTGTGTCTGCTCGGCCGGGCCGAAGGGAACTGCTTGACCCCTGAGCAGGGCGACCTCGCCGTGTTGTATCGGGATGACTGGCTGCTCGTGCTGAACAAGCCCGCGGGCCTGACCACACATCCGGCGCCGAGTTGTCCTGAAGGCACACTGGTGCACCGCCTGCTGCACCATTTCCCGGAATTGGCGGCACTGGATAGCGAACGGCCCGGCATCGTGCACCGCCTCGATAAGGACACTTCAGGCCTGCTGGTGGTGGCCTTGACGGAGCGAGCGCGACTGGCGCTCGCCGAGGATTTTGCCGAACGTCGGGTGGACAAGGTGTACCTGGCTCTGGTCCATGGCCGTCCTCAGGATCGCGGGGACATTGACCTGCCCATGGGCCGCCATCCCACGCACAAAACCCGCATGGCAGTGCTGAAGAAGGGCGGACGGCCGGCCCGCTCGGCATATGAGATGCTGTGGTCTTCGCGTGACGGCTGTTTTTCTCTCCTGCGTGTGCGCATTTTCACCGGCCGCACGCACCAGATCCGCGTGCACTTGGCCGCCATCGGTCATCCCATCATCGGCGACTCGGTGTATGGACCCGGTCCGTTTGCCGGCTGGGATAAAGACCTGCCTTGGGCAAGGTTATTGGCGAAGCGCCAAATGCTCCATGCGCACCGGTTACGCCTGGCTCATCCGGCCGACGGTCGCGAGCTGGTCTTCGTCTCCACGCCACCCAAGGATTTTCGCCGCTTGCCGCTATTGCTGGACCGCCGGGTGCAGCGCGTAGGGCTCACGGGCATGCCCGGCAGCGGCAAGTCCACTTTGCTGCGGCTCCTGGCCGAAAAAAACGTGCCGACCTTCAGCGCGGACAAGGCCGTGGCCGAGCTGTATGCGCCAGGCGGAGACGGGACCGCACTCCTGGCCCGGCGCTTCGGTGAGCGTTTTATGACCGAGGCCAGCGGCGTGAACAAGCGGGCGCTATTTCAAGCCATGTTGGAAAATTCCGCTCTGCGCCGCGAGGTGGAAGAGCTTGTGCACCCGTTGGTGAAGCATCGCATGGAGCTCTTTTTCCAGGCGCACCAACATGAACGGTTGGCGGTCGCCGAGATTCCGCTGCTTGTGGAAGCAGGCTGGGAGCAGGGAAAAGAATTTGATATGGTTGTGGGTATCGCGGCCCCGGCTTATAAGAGAAAGGAATGGCTGCATACGGAGCGGGGCCTTTCGGAACAAGCTGCGGCCGCGTTGGAAAGCTGGCAATGGCCCGAGGAGCGTAAGCTCAGTCGTTGTGATCTCATAGTGCGCAACCCTGGCGATCTGCCTGGCTTGCGGGCCGAAGCCGGCATATTGCTGGCTGACTTGCGCCAGAGGAGGGCCAGGCAGGTGCGCGAGCTCATGGAAAGGCTGGATAGGCTCTGGAGAGCCTCGGCATCGGCCCAAGGCCGAGAGGAGGGCACATCTTCGCGTGATTCCTTTACGTGA
- a CDS encoding rhomboid family intramembrane serine protease, giving the protein MIPLRDSIPNVHRPKAVWLFIILNASVFLYELSLGQHQLLDLFFTWGMVPARHFSPGWTEEAALLSSTAPFLTYMFLHSGWAHFLLNMWVLWIFADNIEDVMGPLRFIVFYLLCGMAALAAHVLFNPQSDIPVVGASGAIAGIMGAYMVLYPHGKVLTFIPIFFIPYFIEIPAVVFLAVWFVIQIVTGLATIAQGQEGGVAWLAHVGGFVAGIVLLPLFRRRDRCYYCYDIKAGRPQH; this is encoded by the coding sequence GTGATTCCTTTACGTGACAGCATTCCCAATGTACACAGGCCCAAGGCGGTTTGGCTCTTCATCATCCTCAACGCCAGCGTTTTCCTCTATGAATTGAGCCTTGGCCAGCATCAACTGTTGGATCTCTTTTTCACTTGGGGCATGGTCCCAGCCCGCCATTTCAGCCCTGGATGGACTGAAGAGGCGGCGCTGCTGAGCAGCACCGCGCCTTTCCTGACTTACATGTTCCTGCACAGCGGCTGGGCTCACTTCCTGCTCAACATGTGGGTACTGTGGATCTTCGCCGACAATATTGAAGACGTCATGGGTCCGCTGCGCTTCATTGTATTTTATCTTTTGTGTGGCATGGCAGCCCTTGCCGCGCACGTTCTCTTCAATCCTCAATCGGACATTCCGGTCGTTGGCGCATCCGGTGCCATCGCAGGCATAATGGGCGCCTATATGGTGCTGTATCCCCATGGCAAGGTGCTGACATTCATTCCTATCTTTTTCATTCCCTATTTCATCGAGATTCCAGCCGTGGTTTTCCTGGCTGTCTGGTTCGTCATCCAGATCGTCACGGGCTTGGCGACAATAGCCCAAGGCCAGGAGGGCGGCGTGGCCTGGCTGGCTCACGTGGGTGGATTCGTCGCCGGTATTGTGCTCTTGCCGCTTTTCCGGCGCCGTGACCGTTGCTATTACTGCTACGACATCAAGGCAGGCCGTCCTCAGCATTGA
- a CDS encoding ABC transporter ATP-binding protein, producing the protein MLRISDLHVSIGDKEVLKGINLEIAEGETFILFGPNGSGKTSLLMTLMGFDGYTVTKGRIYFKGQDITEAPTYERARLGMGMSFQRPPTIHGLPTRTLIKLCARGREVNPDSLAKQVNAEQFLDRDINDGFSGGEIKRCELLQLMAQDPDFILFDEPESGVDLENMVLIGSTAAKLLGGGIEPRVDMSIKEQKRRRRRSGLIITHTGYILDYVTADRAQVLYNGNLCCEDRPRTILEHIRKYGYKECVRCLQKPETTLTELR; encoded by the coding sequence ATGCTTAGGATCAGCGATCTGCACGTCAGCATTGGCGATAAAGAGGTCCTCAAGGGGATCAATCTGGAAATCGCCGAGGGGGAGACCTTCATCCTCTTTGGCCCCAACGGCTCGGGCAAGACCAGCTTGCTCATGACGCTCATGGGCTTCGACGGCTATACCGTGACTAAAGGCCGCATATACTTCAAGGGGCAGGACATCACTGAAGCCCCCACCTACGAACGCGCTCGCCTCGGCATGGGCATGTCCTTTCAGCGGCCGCCCACCATCCATGGCCTGCCCACGCGCACGCTCATCAAACTTTGCGCCCGCGGCCGGGAGGTGAATCCCGATTCCCTGGCCAAGCAGGTCAATGCCGAGCAGTTCTTGGACCGAGACATCAACGACGGTTTCTCCGGCGGCGAGATCAAGCGCTGTGAGCTCCTGCAGCTCATGGCCCAGGATCCGGACTTCATCCTCTTCGACGAGCCCGAGTCCGGCGTGGACCTGGAAAACATGGTCCTCATAGGCTCCACTGCGGCCAAGCTCCTTGGCGGGGGTATAGAGCCCCGCGTGGATATGAGCATCAAGGAGCAGAAACGTCGGCGCCGCAGGTCCGGCCTTATCATCACGCATACGGGCTATATCCTCGACTACGTCACGGCCGACCGCGCCCAGGTGCTATACAACGGCAATTTGTGCTGCGAGGATCGGCCGAGAACCATCCTGGAGCACATCCGCAAGTACGGCTACAAGGAGTGCGTGCGCTGCCTGCAGAAACCAGAAACCACCCTGACGGAGTTGAGATAA
- a CDS encoding SufB/SufD family protein, translating into MCAQDIDLSKYEFEGIAAPKLGDLRSLDADDREQLLMSGIDVEEQGRSGSFLHVNHASAYCHTAHPGVEILDIKDALAKYDGLKDYFWKLVDKDKDEYTRMAAEHLQGGYFVRVKKGVKVPEPVQSCLFIKANRTGQSVHNVVILEEDAELHMITGCAVSKHSKTGLHLGISEFFVGKNAKLTFSMVHNWGEDTEVRPRSAGIVDEGGVFLNNYILLKPVKSVQMYPSITLAGRGAVARFNSVMVAPKGSHIDSGNRVIMAAPDCKAEIIARTITTGGTIINRGDIQGRAVPGRGHLECKGLILGDGIIHAIPELYASVEGVELSHEAAVGKIAQEEIEYLMARGMDEEEATSTIVRGFLNVDIMGLPAKLKQAVDQTIQETEKDMF; encoded by the coding sequence ATGTGCGCTCAGGATATCGATCTTTCCAAATATGAGTTCGAGGGCATCGCTGCCCCCAAGCTCGGCGATCTGCGCTCACTGGATGCCGACGACCGCGAGCAGCTGCTCATGTCCGGCATCGACGTGGAGGAGCAGGGCCGCAGCGGCAGCTTCTTGCATGTAAATCATGCCAGCGCATATTGCCATACCGCGCATCCTGGCGTGGAGATCCTGGATATCAAGGATGCTCTGGCCAAGTACGACGGGCTCAAGGATTATTTCTGGAAGCTCGTGGACAAGGACAAGGACGAATACACCCGCATGGCAGCCGAACACCTGCAAGGCGGCTACTTCGTGCGCGTAAAGAAGGGCGTCAAGGTTCCCGAGCCCGTGCAGTCCTGTCTGTTCATAAAGGCCAACCGCACGGGACAGAGCGTGCACAATGTCGTGATATTGGAGGAGGACGCGGAGCTGCACATGATCACGGGCTGCGCCGTGTCCAAGCACTCCAAGACCGGCCTGCATCTGGGGATCTCTGAGTTCTTCGTGGGCAAGAACGCCAAGCTGACTTTCTCCATGGTGCACAACTGGGGCGAAGACACCGAGGTGCGGCCTCGCTCGGCGGGTATCGTGGACGAGGGCGGCGTGTTCCTCAACAACTACATCCTGCTCAAGCCCGTCAAGTCCGTGCAGATGTATCCGTCCATCACCCTGGCCGGCCGGGGAGCCGTGGCCCGTTTCAACTCGGTCATGGTCGCGCCCAAGGGCTCTCACATCGATTCGGGCAACCGCGTGATCATGGCCGCTCCCGACTGCAAGGCCGAGATCATCGCCCGCACCATCACCACCGGCGGCACCATCATCAACCGCGGTGACATCCAGGGCAGGGCCGTGCCTGGCCGCGGACATCTGGAATGCAAGGGGCTTATCCTTGGGGACGGCATCATCCATGCCATTCCTGAACTGTACGCATCCGTGGAGGGCGTGGAGCTATCCCACGAAGCGGCTGTGGGCAAGATAGCCCAGGAAGAGATCGAGTACCTTATGGCCCGCGGCATGGACGAGGAAGAGGCCACTTCGACTATCGTGAGGGGCTTCCTGAATGTGGATATCATGGGCTTGCCGGCCAAGCTCAAGCAGGCCGTGGACCAGACCATACAAGAAACAGAGAAAGACATGTTCTAG
- a CDS encoding metal-dependent hydrolase, which produces MPSNTGHLLGGMTFAVGGVAAGYWSGFYQPDLVTAGLLVAVAIMAALFPDVDTDSHGQRLYYSMLVAADLLLIIFGQYRWAALLGLFAMFPAVGQHRGWTHTWWAMLVTPLPMLIVPSIFFGLPLRPLTPFYVAAVIGYFSHLALDRKF; this is translated from the coding sequence ATGCCAAGTAATACGGGACATCTGCTTGGCGGCATGACCTTCGCGGTGGGAGGCGTGGCCGCCGGCTACTGGTCAGGCTTTTACCAGCCGGACTTGGTCACTGCCGGATTGCTTGTGGCCGTGGCCATCATGGCTGCGCTTTTTCCGGACGTTGACACCGATTCCCACGGTCAGCGCCTCTACTACAGCATGCTTGTGGCAGCGGACCTGCTGCTCATCATTTTCGGCCAATACCGCTGGGCCGCGCTGCTGGGACTGTTCGCCATGTTCCCGGCTGTGGGCCAACACCGGGGCTGGACCCATACCTGGTGGGCCATGCTTGTGACCCCTTTACCCATGCTTATCGTGCCGAGCATCTTCTTCGGCCTTCCGCTACGGCCCCTTACTCCCTTCTATGTCGCAGCCGTGATCGGCTATTTCTCGCATTTGGCGTTGGACCGGAAATTTTAA